In Gossypium arboreum isolate Shixiya-1 chromosome 3, ASM2569848v2, whole genome shotgun sequence, the sequence AAGGTAAGCAATCATAAAACGtgaaaaacaataataatagaagaaaataattcaaaagaagtTTCAAATTTTTTATACGTGGAACACAAGTAATATAAAGGTTTAGTACAGACTGTCAAAGGCACCCCCATAACATCGAGTAAGGAAACATACCAACAATTGCTGTCATAAAGTGCAATCCATATATCAGCGCAAGATCCTCAGTCGGCCCATTGACAATAGGAAGGATAAGTGCATTGGTGAAATAGCTGCAGAAAATGACACAACAGAAGTATCAGCATTGGTAAAAGAATGTTCCACTGCATGCTACAAAAAACCACATTAGAAACTCccttctaaaattttatgtagAAAGGATGGAGACATTCAAGAGGAATACATATCAAACAGAATATTTAGAATACCTCAAATATACATCACGAAGTTATCACAAAATCCTTTCAAAAAATTACCTAACATTGAATAAAGTTTGATAAAAAGAGattgaaaacaaaatttataaaCCCTCTATAGAATAAACCAAGTAATTTAATAACTGCAAAGTGTATGGCAGGATTTCTTAGAAGGAATACAAAATACAAAACTAAATTACTCTTTTGATAACTTACCGTTCCCATGTAGCTCCATAAAATGGTATAGATAAAATTACCCAGAACCAGAAACTGTCCCCTCCGCACATGGCAGTGCTCCCAAAATCCATGGTTTCGAACTGAAAAAGAATCAATATTGTATAATGGCGGAATTTTATTAGACATTGTTATGTAATGAAACAAGTTAAATACATACCGTACTTGCAAGTGCATCACACCCTGCAATATTTCAAGACCACCAAAAATAATTACTCCATcagaaaattttctaataaaaatAGCAAAGGATGGAAAGAAGAGATTATAAAGTGAACTTACCATGGTCAAAAAGTTCTCCAAGTGGACTCGAGGAGTTTGTTCGTCTACCTTGTTTCCCATCTACAGCATCAAAAGTCTAGTAAGTAATTACTAATATGTGAAAAAGATCCCATACTTTGAATACATTACCAGAGAGAAAACATTCACGCTCATCCCCCTTCCCCAAAACACcaaggaaataaagaaaaaataaggtGGAGGTATAAACCTGATACAAAAATAGAAGCAACCCGTGTGCAAGATGAACCCATCTTGGTGGAGGTGAATCCAAGCGAGGGGAATAAACCTGAAACaataatacaaataaaagaattgaatagaatcCTAACCATGCATTTTGTTTTTATTCAACGATTCTTCAATAGTCGAAAATTTGCCGGTGGGTTTGTCAATCTTTCATCGAAATGAGTGTGTGGAAGTGGGAATACGAATGGGAATGAAGTAGCAAACTGTTAGTAGGGACTTGAGACAGCTAGGGTTCCTTCGATAAGAGCTTGGAGACGCTGCTGGAGAGTTTCTTGATTGAAAAGAGCAACGGAGGGATGAGATTGGGGGTGTTTTGGCGATACCGATTTTAGGGGGAAAAGTTAGGGGTTTGGGCTAAATTTTGGGGATAAAATAGCGCCTATTTTTAGGTGAAATaaattttttgtggcgtttttataaAAACCGCCCCTATTGTTAACTTTTTGTGGCATTTTTATTAAAATGCcactaaaaatcattttattttaaataaaatgacaccattttgttatactaatttttttatctgttaaaattattagttaaatgattttataaaatatctattatttttatttttataaattggttttataaataaaaaactaaGTACTCTAAAAATAAATATCgcatattttaataagaaaacaaataattaaatggTCAGAATTACTTATTAAGTTAGAATTATCCAATATAAGCAATCAATCTctcacatatcaaatttctattaaaaattaagacgttaatcatgattttatattattcttttcCGATCTAATCTCCATTTCATTAGAGATATTTCTTCCTAACTAAAATATGACTATTTTGCTAGATGTTCGATGTGGAATGATTTtagttttgtattttatttttatttgttataatttggtcctatccatatcaatcattacttttatttatttatttatcaatttttttagttctaatatttaaatatatcaaatggtttagattaaatatttttaaatataaaagtattaattgattgtataaaattccatcatttaacaaatcttaAGTAAACTTtaaatcctaaaccatttaatatatataaagccTAATCCTTAAGTAAACCTAACacttaacccttaacccctaagccttaaaccccaacccttaaaccataaaccataatccctaaacccataatccataaaccttaaaataataactcaTACACTTTAAACTCTAAACCATATACCTTAAATCATAAACCcgaactataatgataattaattcaatattttaaaattaatactatctcttttataattatataagaaaatatttatcatataaattaaaaaccctaaactcttaatctcTAAACCCTAAATTGTAAATCCTAAAACATGAACCTAAACCCCTAACCCTTAACCCACTAACACTTAAACCTTAAACCACAACCCTTAAAccacccttaaaccataatccctaaacccataatctataaaccttaaaataataactcataaacattaaacccttaaccatatactgtaaaccctaaactataatgataattaattcaatattttaaaattaatactatctcttttacaattatataagaaaatatttaacatataaattaaaaacaattagtcatataccaaaaatctttaaaattattttaaataatagttttttaattttttaattttttgtggtgtttttcaaaaaatgccgctaaagatcgaacattagcggcgctttttgaaaagcgccgctaatacttgatctttagcggcgtttttaaaagcGCTGCTAAAGCCACTAAAGGCTCAATACAAAACGATGACGTTGTGTTAAATTTTTTGCAGCGTTTTTTGAAAAGCGCAGCTAAAGGTGAACCTATAGTGGCATTTTTTaataagcgccgctaatgctcgttcTTAGCGGCATTTTTcattcaaacgccgctaaaaacctattttgGTGTAGTGTATACTTAGCCAAACATTACATTCGATAAAGTTTAGTGAGtcaaatcatgaactcaccatctAAAGAGCACCTTGAGGCCATTTATAGTATATTGAGATATCTAAGAAGTTCTCTCGAAAAAAATGTTCCTTTTTTTGGGGGAAAAATGAGCAATGAGGCGTTAAAGATTACATAAAGGCAATCAGGCAACTTCGATTTCAAATAGAAGGTCCATCTCATGCTACTATACATTTGTTTGGGGAAATCTAACGACTTGGAGAAGAAAAAATACCATAGCTCATAATAGTGCTAAAGTAGAGAACAGATCTATGGCTCATGGGATTTGTGAAATAATGTGGCTAAAAAAGGTATTAAAGAATTGAAGAAATCTATATTCATGCCTATAAAGCTCTATTGCGCTAACAAAGTTTGAAGTTCAAGATGATTCACTTGCCTTGTATCCCAACTTCACATTAAGTTGTCGATAAACTTACTAAAAAATTGTCCAAGTTAATTTCTGAGACTCTAAGTAGCAAGTTGGGCATGATAGAAATCTACACACCAACTTGTGGGGGAGTGTTGAGATTGAAAGAAATATGTTGTAATCTTTGACCTTAACTAATTGATATTAGGATCTAGTTAACATGGGGAAGTGTCGATATTAGAAGAAATATGTTGTAATCTTTGACCTTAAGTAATTGATATTAAAATCCAGTTAACTTGTGGGGTAAAGTCGAGACTAAGAGAAATATGTTGTAATCTTTGACCTTAAGTAATTGATATTAAGGTCCAGTTAGCTTATGGGGGAGTGTCGAGATTAAAAGAAATATGTTGAAATCTTTGACCTTAAGTAATTGATATTGGGATCTAGTTAACTTGTGGGGGAGTGTCGAGATTAGAAGAAATTTGTTGTAATCTTTGACCTTAAGTAATTGATATTAAGATCCAATTAACTTGTGGGGGAGTGTCGAGATTAGAAGAAATATGTTGTAATCTTTGACCTCAATTAATTGATATTAAAATCCAGTTAGCTTATGAGAGAGTATCGAGATTAAAAGAAATATGTTGTAATATTTGACCTTAAGTAATTTATATTAGGATCCAATTAACTTGTGGGGAATGTCGAGATTAGaagaaatatattataatatttgacCTTTTAAGTATTTGATCTAGTTAACTTAGGAAACTGACACCTTAAGTTTAAGAATTAGCTTTTTGTTTTTATGTATAAATATTTTCCTATAAATATTGTAATGTTATATACAATTGAATAtggatgaaaaagaaaaattccATTCCACTCAAATATTCTAGTATAAAAGGTCGTTGTCTAGATGTTAGGATTTGAATATCAGATCCGTTGAATATCACATAGTTAACAGTGATTACATGAACCTTGTGTGGTAAAGAACTTCAAAGTCTGTTAGGGTGACAACTTTCTTATCCTTGCCCTCAATCTGCCACTATTCACTACAAGTCTTGAGTTGAATTTCAGGCATGTCCTGTCTAATAATTTGCCATTTTTAACCCATTGGATGAATGTGTCTGAACTAGAATATTATCATGAATTTTTTGTCTATTTGCCAAGGGCTTTTCTTTACTAATAAACTTTGTTATATGACAACAAGATAGAGATACTTGAAAGTTGAGCAAAATTTTGATACAAAACATTATTTCCTTTTTGTGTATGCACATGTGATACATATCCTGTTCTTCAATTCAAGCAGTCATGCTGCAACATTTCTTTCTCCTGCTTTTTTCTTGATTTTGGAATGAAAAGTTTCACAGTGGCTCAACCATAATGGGATACTTGTTCTTCGGCATACGAACAAGTGTTGGCTGTACAGAATCATCTTTCTCCAGAGCTCTCCACCTGTGATAGAGATCACATTGTTACATAATTCAGTGACAACTCTTCCATTAACAACATGGATAATTATGGTTATCAAACTATGAGTTCTTTCTCAAATCACTTATTTAGGCATTTAAAATTATTACAGTTCTATGATTTAAGCATTCTATCATCTTACTTGTATTTGCAAACAAGATTATGGATGAAGATGCAGATTTCCAGTTTAGCCAGGTTCATTCCGGGGCACATTCGTGGTCCACTGCCAAATCCCAGATAACTGAAAGTCTTTAATGGTGCCTGCAATTAGGATTACATAGATTTATTCAAGTATATGCCTTGTAGAAGAAATGAAAATTCTCCTGCTGATTGCTTACATCAAATCTGGAAGGATCAAACTTTTCAGGGTCAGGGAAAGTTTCAGGATTATGGTGGATGGAAACAACATCCAGGTTAATGGACCAACCTTTCTTGATATTATAGCCTTGAAAATCAAGTAAAAGAAGTCATTTTCAATCTGCATTTCTGGAGGAAATATCAGAAAATATTTGTTCACATGGAACAGTCATATACTAATATACCATCAATCTCAAAGTCCTGAGCAGCTTTCCTTGAATACCATGGTAAAATTGTGGCCCTTCTTAGAGTTTCACTAATCACCTGAATTTGTTGTGAAGAAGCTTTAGTCCACAATGAGTCTTCAataagttgatatatatatataagcatttaaGCTTACTTTGTTGGTGTAAGGCATATTATTAACTTCAGACCATGTAAGATTGGTTCCATCCTTTCTATTTGCTTGAATTTGCAGATGTTCCTCCTGCAAAGTAATAGTGTAGTCTTAGACTTGAAACATTCAAATAAGAACTTGAAGAAGAAGATCGAATAAGCGTTTTACTCGAAGCTGTTCCAAAACTGCTGGGTTTTCTCCAAGGAATTTGACGAGCCATGTAAGAGCTGCGGTCGTGGTGTCGTGGCCTGCAACTAGTAGAGTTAATATATTGTCCTTCATTTGTTGATCAGTGAGTTTATTATCTTCATTGTCTATTGTATTTGTTCCCTTGCTGTGTTTAATAATTAGGGATTCTAGGAAATCTTGTTGTATCACTTCCCCATTTCTCCTCTTTGCTATGATTGAATCTATCATGGCATACATACTATCCCTGGCctgaaaataaatagaaaattgtATCAGAGAAAATATCAAGGATTCTGTTTATATTCAagcaatgcaatgcaatgcctCCTTCGTAATGTCTTAAAATATCCGCGTTTGACGCATATTCAAGCATTGACATGGAGTATGATCCTTCAAACATAGaccatatgtcatgtcataaGCTGAGCTTGTAAGTTACAGACTTTAATGGATGCATACACATATCTGACACTTACCCAGAGTTCGGATAATTTATAAACCAAACAAAAGTTTACCTTAATACCACGATGAAAAGCAGTTCCTGGGATTTTGAAAGGCATGGAAGCAAATGAAGAAGAAATGATTTTGAAATTGGCTCTAAACCTTTCCTGTTCCTCACCACTAGGTTCAAGGCTCATTATCATGTTGCCAATTACTTTGAGAGTGAACTGCAAATCAGGAAGGAATCAGTTCAAAATTTCCAGATAAAAGTTTAACATTTAAAAAAAGAACAAACTGGATTTTGCAAAACTGAAAAGGAAAACTCAACTGAAGAAGCCTCTTCAAGGACTAATACTCTTTTACCAGTCCATTGGTCTAGTGTTTCAATTGCCTGAGTGTTGATAAAATGGAAGTATTTTTTCAAACCATCAATGGAAAGTGGTTCGGCAATAAGGCGTCTAAGCCTCTTGTGAGCTTCACCATCGGTTTGAAGCAAACTGTTGGGACCCAAAACTTGTTGGCCTGTGTAGAAAAGGTTTAAGCTCACCATCCCATCTTTCCCTGACAACAAGATTTTGCTTGCTTCTCTGCCAGTCATGAACACAGTGTATCTCCCCAAAACAAAGCTCTTGAACACTTTTCCATATCTGTTGGAAAATATATATGCGTATATAAAGAGATATTAATCTTAAAATATATGCGTCTGACATCCGAGTTTAACACTTATCTGGACATGCATGTGGGATAATATCATTTAAGACCTTTCGAAACATGAAAatcatgaaaaaaaattg encodes:
- the LOC108489006 gene encoding abscisic acid 8'-hydroxylase 3-like, which codes for MELSILLIMLLLFIFLSSAFCLIRIGTSPKAMEGIPGSMGWPIIGESLSFLSDFSSPSGIFSFMNKRQQRYGKVFKSFVLGRYTVFMTGREASKILLSGKDGMVSLNLFYTGQQVLGPNSLLQTDGEAHKRLRRLIAEPLSIDGLKKYFHFINTQAIETLDQWTGKRVLVLEEASSFTLKVIGNMIMSLEPSGEEQERFRANFKIISSSFASMPFKIPGTAFHRGIKARDSMYAMIDSIIAKRRNGEVIQQDFLESLIIKHSKGTNTIDNEDNKLTDQQMKDNILTLLVAGHDTTTAALTWLVKFLGENPAVLEQLREEHLQIQANRKDGTNLTWSEVNNMPYTNKVISETLRRATILPWYSRKAAQDFEIDGYNIKKGWSINLDVVSIHHNPETFPDPEKFDPSRFDAPLKTFSYLGFGSGPRMCPGMNLAKLEICIFIHNLVCKYKWRALEKDDSVQPTLVRMPKNKYPIMVEPL
- the LOC128290406 gene encoding LOW QUALITY PROTEIN: choline/ethanolaminephosphotransferase 1-like (The sequence of the model RefSeq protein was modified relative to this genomic sequence to represent the inferred CDS: substituted 2 bases at 2 genomic stop codons) codes for the protein MGSSCTRVASIFVSDGKQGRRTNSSSPLGELFDHGCDALASTFETMDFGSTAMCGGDSFWFWVILSIPFYGATWERYFTNALILPIVNGPTEDLALIYGLHFMTAIVGAQWXAQPFXQSIPFLSWIPYVNELPTYKAAVYLLTPIAILPTVACNISNVHKIVKARKGSMLLALAMLYHFVVLMGGVLIWR